The genomic interval TGACTGACGTAACCGCCTCACCTGATAACAGCAATGTCGCCAGTGCCACGCCGGATACGATGGCGTGGGACTCCCGCGCACGGCGGGTCATGATGATCTACCTGCCGCTGTCCTGCTTCGTGCTGATCCTGCTGTTCCCGTTCTACTGGATGGCGATCACGTCGTTCAAGCCGAACGCCGAGCTGTTGAACTACAAGGAGCACAATCCGTTCTGGATCACCTCGCCGACGCTGGCGCACATCAAGCACCTCTTGTTCAACACGGCCTACCCGACCTGGCTGAAGACCACGATGTTCGTGGCTGTCGGATCGACCACACTGTCGCTGTTTGCGAGCACGCTCGCGGCCTACGCGATCGAGCGCTTGCGCTTCCGCGGCAGCCCCTATGTCGGCCTCGGCATCTACCTAGCCTATCTCGTGCCGCCCTCGATCCTGTTCATTCCGCTGGCGACGGTGATCGTGCAGTTCGGCCTGTTCGACTCACCGATGGCGTTGATCCTGGTCTATCCGACCTTCCTGGTGCCGTTCTGCACCTGGCTCCTGATCGGCTATTTCAAATCGATCCCCTACGAGCTCGAGGAATGCGCGCTGGTGGACGGCGCGACGCGGCTGCAGATCCTGCGACGGATCACGCTGCCGCTCGCGGTGCCCGGCCTAATCTCGGCCGGCATCTTCTCCTTCACGCTGTCCTGGAACGAGTTCATCTACGCGCTCGCCTTCATCCAGAGCGGCGCCAACAAGACCGTGCCGGTCGCGATCCTGACCGAGCTCGTCACCGGCGACGTCTATCAATGGGGTGCGCTGATGGCCGGCTCGCTGCTCGGCTCGCTGCCGGTCGCCCTGTTCTACTCGCTGTTCGTGGATTATTACGTGTCGTCGCTGACCGGCGCGGTAAAGGAGTAGACTCGCAACTGCGGCGTTTGGCCCGGTTTCACAAAACTGCAACAGGCCCGCAGCATAAGGCGTGCGTCCGATAACAGGAGACGCACATGCGCGCGACCTTGCTGACTTCCGTCGCCACCCTCATTCTCACCGCGAGCGCAGCACTCGCGCAAAACGAGGGCGAATTCCCCGCCAACCTCGCCGGCCACGCGGTCATGCCGGCGGAGTCCTTCATCGAGGCGCCGGCGGATGCGCCCGCCGACCTCAAGACCTCGGGCAAATACACCACGGGCAAGCGCGTCGACGCGATCGGCACCGTGATGGGCAAGTCCTTTGAGCGGCCGACCGGCGTGTCGCTGCCCTTCAAGGGCCAGCCGCTGCAGGGCCATTCCGGCATCAAGTCGATGGGCGACGGCACCTTCTGGGTGCTGACCGACAACGGCATGGGCTCGCGCTATAACTCGCCGGATTCGATGCTCTATCTCAACCGCTACAAGATGGATTGGGTGAGCGGCAAGATCGAGCGGCAGGAGACGGTGTTCCTGCACGATCCCGACAGACGCGTCCCTTTCCGCATCGTCCATGAGGACACGCAGAAGCGCTATCTCACCGGCTCGGATTTCGACACCGAAGGCTTTCAGATCATCGGCGATGTCTTCTGGATCGGCGACGAGTTCGGCCCCTACATCCTGAAAGCCGACAAGGCCGGGAAAATCCTCGCCGTGTTCGAGACCGTCGCCGACGGCAAGCCGGTGCGCTCGCCCGATCATTGGGCGGTGCAGTCGCCAGGCGCCCCGGGCGCGAGCTACACCAACGTCAACCTCCGCCGCTCCAAGGGCTATGAGGGTTTTGCGGCCTCGAAGGACGGTAAATTCCTCTACGGCCTGCTCGAAGGGCCGCTGTGGGACGCCGAGAAGAAGGATTTTGAAAAGGTCGACGGCAAGGAAGCCTCCCGCATCCTCGAATTCGACGTCGCCGCCGAAAAGTTCACCGGCCGCTACTGGCACTACGTGTTCGAGCAGAACGGCAACGCCATCGGCGACTTCAACATGATCGACCCGACCGCCGGCCTCATCATCGAGCGCGACAATGGCGAAGGCACCGCCGACAAGGCCTGTCCGCAAGGGGTGCGCGGCGAAAACTGCTTTCCCAATCTCGCCAAGTTCAAGCGCGTCTACAAGATCGAGCTCTCGGACGCCAATGTCGGCAAGCCCGTGCGCAAGATCGGTTACATCGACCTCTTGAAGATCCGCGATCCCGACAAGAAGGCGAAGAAGCCGCTCAACGACGGCGTCTACACCTTCCCGTTCTTCACCATCGAGAACGTCGATCGCGTGGACGAGACCCACATCATCGTCGGCAACGACAACAACCTGCCGTTCTCCTCCAGCCGCGATCCGAACAAGGCCGACGATGACGAGTTCATGCTGCTCGAGGTGGCGGAGTTTTTGAAGGCGAAGTAGAGGTAAAGCTCTCTCTTCGCCAACCACAAAACCCTGCCGTCGTCCCGGACAAGCGCGCCAACAAGCGCGCGCTGATCCGGGACCCATAATCACAGGGAGACGTTTGGCGAAGACTCGGAGTTATCAGCTTGCCCCATAACCACGCCCTGTGGTTATGGGTCCCGGATCTGCGCTGACGCTTGTCCGGGACGACGGCGGAATTTGCGGCGACCGCCGCGCTACCTCACCGTAAACTCCACCGGAATCGAAAAGCTCATCGATCCGTTGCTGATCTCCGGCGGGAAAGGCGGGAACGGTTGCGCCTGCCCGATCATCGACATCGCCTGGGCATCGAAGGCGGCGATCCCCGATGATCCGCCGAGCCGGCTGGACGTCACCTGCCCGCTCCGGCTCAGCGTAAAGGAGAGCCGCGCGACGCCGCGCTGCCCGCCGCCGGCGGACGGATATTGATGGAAGCGCATCAGGTGCGCGCGGACACGCTGGTTGTAGGACGCGATCACCGAGGCCGTGGCTCCGGAACTCATGGCGGATGCCATCGGCGCCTCGCGCTCGGCACGCGGCGGTGCGCTGGTGCGCGGTGCGGGCGGCGCCTCCGAGGGTTTTTTGGCCTCG from Bradyrhizobium arachidis carries:
- a CDS encoding carbohydrate ABC transporter permease produces the protein MAWDSRARRVMMIYLPLSCFVLILLFPFYWMAITSFKPNAELLNYKEHNPFWITSPTLAHIKHLLFNTAYPTWLKTTMFVAVGSTTLSLFASTLAAYAIERLRFRGSPYVGLGIYLAYLVPPSILFIPLATVIVQFGLFDSPMALILVYPTFLVPFCTWLLIGYFKSIPYELEECALVDGATRLQILRRITLPLAVPGLISAGIFSFTLSWNEFIYALAFIQSGANKTVPVAILTELVTGDVYQWGALMAGSLLGSLPVALFYSLFVDYYVSSLTGAVKE
- a CDS encoding esterase-like activity of phytase family protein, giving the protein MRATLLTSVATLILTASAALAQNEGEFPANLAGHAVMPAESFIEAPADAPADLKTSGKYTTGKRVDAIGTVMGKSFERPTGVSLPFKGQPLQGHSGIKSMGDGTFWVLTDNGMGSRYNSPDSMLYLNRYKMDWVSGKIERQETVFLHDPDRRVPFRIVHEDTQKRYLTGSDFDTEGFQIIGDVFWIGDEFGPYILKADKAGKILAVFETVADGKPVRSPDHWAVQSPGAPGASYTNVNLRRSKGYEGFAASKDGKFLYGLLEGPLWDAEKKDFEKVDGKEASRILEFDVAAEKFTGRYWHYVFEQNGNAIGDFNMIDPTAGLIIERDNGEGTADKACPQGVRGENCFPNLAKFKRVYKIELSDANVGKPVRKIGYIDLLKIRDPDKKAKKPLNDGVYTFPFFTIENVDRVDETHIIVGNDNNLPFSSSRDPNKADDDEFMLLEVAEFLKAK